In one window of Pseudomonas benzenivorans DNA:
- the eno gene encoding phosphopyruvate hydratase produces MAKIVDIKGREVLDSRGNPTVEADVILEGGIIGSACAPSGASTGSREALELRDGDKSRYLGKGVLKAVANINGPIRDLLLGKDAIDQAALDRAMIELDGTENKASLGANAILAVSLAAAKAAAQAKGVPLYAHIADLNGTPGQYSMPVPMMNIINGGEHADNNVDIQEFMVQPVGAKTFSDALRMGTEIFHHLKAVLKARGLSTSVGDEGGFAPNLASNEDALAAIAEAVANAGYKLGEDVTLALDCASSEFYKNGQYDLAGEGKVFDAAGFADYLAGLTQRYPIISIEDGMDESDWAGWKVLTDKIGQKVQLVGDDLFVTNTKILKRGIDEAIGNSILIKFNQIGSLTETLEAIQMAKAAGYTAVISHRSGETEDSTIADLAVGTAAGQIKTGSLCRSDRVSKYNQLLRIEEQLAGQAAYRGRAEFRG; encoded by the coding sequence ATGGCAAAGATCGTCGACATCAAAGGCCGTGAGGTTCTCGACTCCCGTGGCAACCCGACCGTGGAAGCCGATGTGATCCTCGAGGGCGGCATCATCGGCAGCGCCTGTGCGCCGTCCGGTGCTTCCACCGGTTCGCGCGAGGCGCTGGAGCTGCGTGATGGCGACAAGAGTCGTTACCTGGGCAAGGGCGTGCTCAAGGCCGTGGCCAACATCAACGGGCCGATCCGCGACCTGCTGCTGGGTAAAGATGCGATCGACCAGGCCGCCCTGGATCGCGCCATGATCGAGCTGGACGGCACCGAGAACAAGGCCAGCCTGGGCGCCAACGCCATCCTCGCCGTGTCCCTGGCCGCCGCCAAGGCCGCCGCTCAGGCCAAGGGCGTGCCGCTGTATGCGCACATCGCCGACCTCAACGGCACCCCGGGCCAGTACTCCATGCCGGTGCCGATGATGAACATCATCAACGGCGGCGAGCACGCCGACAACAACGTCGACATCCAGGAGTTCATGGTTCAGCCGGTCGGCGCCAAGACCTTCTCCGACGCCCTGCGCATGGGTACCGAGATCTTCCATCACCTCAAGGCCGTGCTCAAGGCCCGTGGCCTGAGCACCTCGGTGGGCGACGAGGGCGGCTTCGCGCCGAACCTGGCGTCCAACGAAGATGCCCTGGCGGCTATCGCCGAGGCCGTGGCCAATGCCGGCTACAAGCTGGGCGAGGATGTCACCCTGGCCCTGGACTGCGCCTCCAGCGAGTTCTACAAGAACGGCCAGTACGACCTGGCCGGTGAAGGCAAGGTGTTCGACGCCGCCGGCTTCGCCGACTACCTGGCCGGCCTGACCCAGCGCTACCCCATCATCTCCATCGAGGACGGCATGGACGAGTCCGACTGGGCCGGCTGGAAGGTGCTGACCGACAAGATCGGCCAGAAGGTGCAGCTGGTCGGCGACGACCTGTTCGTCACCAACACCAAGATCCTCAAGCGTGGCATCGACGAGGCCATCGGCAACTCGATCCTGATCAAGTTCAATCAGATCGGCTCGCTGACCGAGACCCTAGAAGCCATCCAGATGGCCAAGGCCGCCGGCTACACCGCGGTGATCTCGCACCGCTCCGGCGAAACCGAGGACAGCACCATTGCGGATCTCGCCGTGGGCACCGCCGCCGGCCAGATCAAGACCGGCTCGCTGTGCCGTTCCGACCGCGTGTCCAAGTACAACCAGCTGCTGCGCATCGAGGAGCAGCTGGCCGGCCAGGCGGCGTACCGTGGCCGCGCCGAGTTCCGTGGTTGA
- the ftsB gene encoding cell division protein FtsB, whose amino-acid sequence MRSPYWLWLVLVMLLAGLQYRLWVGEGSLAQATELKRQIAEQQGENRRLLERNRILEAEVLELKKGMETVEERARHELGMVKEGETLYQLVE is encoded by the coding sequence ATGCGTAGCCCCTATTGGTTGTGGTTGGTCTTGGTAATGCTGCTGGCGGGTCTGCAGTACCGCCTCTGGGTGGGCGAGGGCAGCCTGGCCCAGGCCACCGAGCTGAAGCGGCAGATCGCCGAGCAGCAGGGGGAGAATCGGCGCCTGCTGGAGCGCAACCGTATCCTCGAGGCCGAGGTGCTGGAGCTGAAGAAGGGCATGGAGACCGTCGAGGAGCGCGCCCGTCACGAACTGGGCATGGTCAAAGAGGGCGAGACCCTCTACCAGTTGGTCGAATGA
- the tilS gene encoding tRNA lysidine(34) synthetase TilS, with product MSLHSRVLERLAPWRDAPAWRIAFSGGLDSTVLLHLLAGLAQREALPPISAIHVHHGLQAAADAWPEHCRRVCDALGVPLRVEAVVVPPGASLERAAREARYAAFVAALAPGELLLAAQHRDDQAETLLFRLLRGGGVRGLAGMPASRALGRGHLLRPLLDCPRAELEAYAAEHRLSWVEDPSNADGRFARNYLRQRVMPLLRTRWPQAERSLARSARQLGEAAQLLDELAQLDLQAAEAPGPLAWLPLPSLALPPLCALSSARQRNALRHWLRALTPMPDAEHWAGWQGLREAAGDAAPVWRLATGELHRADQRLWWLAGDWLLAPVCPLLTLEADKALALPGNGSVRIEGCLPAQGEWRLAYRQGGERMALPGRGHRDLKRLLNERRVPAFVRGRLPLLLCDGEVRAVANLPGLDGAGDGSWRLGWQPPVCDPGLS from the coding sequence ATGAGCCTGCACTCCAGGGTGCTGGAGCGTCTGGCGCCTTGGCGCGATGCGCCGGCCTGGCGCATCGCCTTCTCCGGCGGCCTGGACTCCACCGTGCTGCTGCACCTGCTGGCCGGCCTCGCGCAACGCGAGGCGCTGCCGCCGATTTCCGCCATCCATGTGCATCACGGCCTGCAGGCCGCGGCCGACGCCTGGCCGGAGCATTGTCGGCGGGTGTGCGACGCGCTCGGTGTGCCCTTGCGGGTCGAGGCGGTCGTGGTGCCGCCCGGCGCCAGCCTCGAGCGTGCCGCACGCGAGGCGCGCTACGCGGCGTTCGTCGCGGCCCTGGCGCCCGGCGAGTTGCTGCTGGCTGCCCAGCACCGCGACGACCAGGCCGAGACCCTGCTGTTTCGCCTGCTGCGCGGCGGCGGGGTGCGCGGTCTGGCGGGCATGCCGGCGAGCCGCGCCTTGGGACGGGGGCATCTGCTGCGCCCGCTGCTGGACTGTCCGCGGGCCGAGCTGGAGGCCTATGCCGCCGAGCACCGCCTGTCCTGGGTCGAGGACCCGAGCAATGCCGATGGCCGCTTCGCCCGCAACTATCTGCGTCAGCGGGTCATGCCGCTGCTGCGCACGCGCTGGCCGCAAGCCGAGCGCAGCCTGGCGCGCTCGGCGCGGCAGCTCGGCGAGGCGGCGCAGTTGCTCGACGAGCTGGCGCAGCTGGACCTGCAGGCGGCCGAGGCGCCCGGCCCGTTGGCCTGGTTGCCGCTGCCGAGCCTGGCCCTGCCGCCCCTGTGTGCCCTGAGCTCGGCGCGCCAGCGCAATGCCCTGCGTCACTGGTTGCGCGCGTTGACGCCTATGCCGGATGCCGAACACTGGGCCGGCTGGCAGGGCCTGCGAGAGGCGGCTGGCGATGCCGCGCCGGTGTGGCGTCTGGCGACCGGCGAGCTGCACCGGGCCGACCAGCGGTTGTGGTGGCTGGCCGGCGACTGGCTGCTGGCGCCGGTGTGCCCGCTGCTGACGCTCGAGGCCGATAAGGCGCTGGCATTGCCGGGCAATGGCTCTGTACGTATCGAGGGCTGCTTGCCCGCCCAGGGCGAGTGGCGCCTGGCCTATCGCCAGGGCGGCGAGCGCATGGCGCTGCCGGGGCGCGGCCACCGCGACCTCAAGCGCCTGCTCAACGAGCGCCGGGTGCCGGCCTTCGTGCGTGGTCGCCTGCCGTTGCTGCTGTGTGACGGCGAGGTGCGGGCGGTGGCCAATCTGCCAGGTTTGGATGGTGCCGGCGACGGTAGTTGGCGGCTCGGCTGGCAGCCGCCGGTGTGCGATCCAGGTTTGAGCTGA
- the kdsA gene encoding 3-deoxy-8-phosphooctulonate synthase, with the protein MTQKTIRVGGIEIANDKPMVLFGGINVLESRELALRACEEYVRVTDKLGIPYVFKASFDKANRSSVASFRGPGLDEGLKIFEEVKKTFGVPVITDVHEPYQAQPVAEVCDIIQLPAFLSRQTDLVVAMAKTGAVINIKKAQFLAPQEMKHILAKCEEAGNDQLILCERGSSFGYNNLVVDMLGFGIMKQFQYPVFFDVTHALQMPGGRADSAGGRRAQVTDLAKAGMSQGLAGLFLEAHPDPDQAKCDGPCALRLDKLEPFLGQLKQLDELIKSFAPVETA; encoded by the coding sequence ATGACCCAGAAGACCATCCGCGTCGGCGGAATCGAGATCGCCAACGACAAGCCCATGGTGCTGTTCGGCGGCATCAACGTCCTCGAGTCCCGCGAGCTGGCCCTGCGCGCCTGCGAGGAGTACGTGCGGGTCACCGACAAGCTCGGCATCCCCTACGTGTTCAAGGCCAGCTTCGACAAGGCCAACCGTTCCTCGGTCGCTTCCTTCCGCGGCCCGGGTCTGGACGAAGGGCTGAAGATCTTCGAGGAAGTGAAGAAGACCTTCGGCGTGCCGGTCATCACCGATGTGCACGAACCCTATCAGGCGCAGCCGGTGGCCGAGGTGTGCGACATCATTCAGCTGCCGGCGTTTCTTTCGCGGCAGACCGATCTGGTGGTGGCCATGGCCAAGACCGGCGCGGTAATCAATATCAAGAAGGCCCAGTTTCTCGCCCCCCAGGAGATGAAGCACATCCTGGCCAAGTGCGAGGAGGCCGGCAACGACCAGCTGATCCTCTGCGAGCGCGGCTCCTCCTTCGGTTACAACAACCTGGTGGTGGACATGCTCGGCTTCGGCATCATGAAACAGTTCCAGTACCCGGTATTCTTCGACGTGACCCATGCCCTGCAGATGCCGGGCGGACGCGCCGATTCCGCCGGCGGCCGCCGCGCCCAGGTCACCGACTTGGCCAAGGCCGGCATGAGCCAGGGCCTGGCCGGACTGTTCCTCGAGGCCCATCCGGACCCGGACCAGGCCAAGTGCGACGGCCCCTGCGCCCTGCGCCTGGACAAGCTGGAGCCCTTCCTCGGCCAGCTCAAGCAGCTGGACGAGCTGATCAAGAGCTTTGCGCCGGTCGAGACCGCCTGA
- a CDS encoding LysR substrate-binding domain-containing protein, translated as MNRWEGLDEFVAVAECGQFTAAAERLGLSSSQVSRQIARLEERLQTRLFYRSTRRVALTEAGQTFLQHCQRLQDAREEALRAVGDLGSEPKGLLRMTCAVAYGERFIVPLVTDFMSRHPQLRVEIELSNRTLDMVQEGLDLAIRLGRLQDSRLVATRLAPRQMYLCAAPAYLQRYGRPHSLSELGRHNCLIGSSDIWTFQLDGRESSQRVQGNWRCNSGQAVLDAALRGLGLCQLPDYYVLEHLHSGALVSLLANQQPPNTAVWALYPQQRHLSPKVRQLVDFLKAGMAQRAEYRVSPL; from the coding sequence ATGAACCGCTGGGAAGGCCTGGATGAATTCGTCGCGGTCGCCGAATGCGGCCAGTTCACCGCCGCCGCCGAACGCCTGGGCCTGTCCTCGTCTCAGGTCAGCCGGCAGATCGCCCGCCTGGAGGAGCGCCTGCAGACCCGCCTGTTCTACCGCAGCACCCGGCGGGTGGCGCTGACCGAGGCGGGGCAGACCTTTCTGCAGCATTGCCAGCGCCTGCAGGATGCCCGCGAGGAGGCGCTGCGCGCGGTCGGCGACCTGGGCAGTGAGCCCAAGGGCCTGCTGCGCATGACCTGCGCGGTGGCCTATGGCGAGCGCTTCATCGTGCCCCTGGTGACCGACTTCATGAGTCGCCACCCGCAGCTACGGGTCGAGATCGAGCTGAGCAACCGTACCCTGGACATGGTCCAGGAGGGCCTGGACCTGGCCATCCGCCTGGGTCGTTTGCAGGACTCGCGCCTGGTGGCCACGCGCCTGGCGCCGCGGCAGATGTACCTGTGCGCGGCGCCGGCCTACCTGCAACGCTACGGTCGCCCGCACAGCCTGTCGGAACTCGGCCGGCACAATTGCCTGATCGGCAGCTCGGATATCTGGACCTTCCAGCTCGACGGTCGCGAGTCGAGCCAACGGGTGCAGGGCAACTGGCGCTGCAACAGTGGCCAGGCGGTGCTGGACGCGGCGCTGCGCGGCCTCGGCCTGTGCCAGCTGCCGGACTACTACGTGCTGGAGCACCTGCACAGTGGCGCCCTGGTCTCGCTGCTGGCCAATCAGCAGCCGCCGAACACCGCGGTCTGGGCACTCTATCCCCAGCAACGCCACCTGTCGCCCAAGGTGCGCCAGCTGGTGGACTTCCTCAAGGCCGGCATGGCGCAACGTGCGGAGTATCGGGTGAGTCCGCTCTAG
- the ispD gene encoding 2-C-methyl-D-erythritol 4-phosphate cytidylyltransferase, which produces MSAAMLPPFWVLIPAAGVGSRMRADRPKQYLELAGKTILEHSLACFLEHPQLRGLVVSLAGDDPYWPTLACAGDPRIERAAGGRERADSVLGGLQRLTELGAEERDWVLVHDAARPNLARDDLDRLLAELAGDPVGGLLAVPARDTLKRAGADGRVRETVDRAPIWQAYTPQMFRLGQLYRALSDALVAGVAVTDEASAIEWAGLAPRLIEGRADNLKVTRPEDLDWVRRHWARKD; this is translated from the coding sequence ATGAGCGCCGCCATGTTGCCCCCGTTCTGGGTCCTGATTCCGGCCGCCGGCGTCGGCAGCCGCATGCGCGCCGATCGACCCAAGCAGTACCTCGAACTGGCCGGCAAGACCATTCTCGAACACAGCCTGGCCTGCTTCCTCGAGCACCCGCAGCTGCGTGGCCTGGTCGTCAGCCTGGCCGGCGACGACCCCTACTGGCCGACCCTGGCCTGCGCCGGGGACCCGCGGATTGAACGAGCTGCGGGTGGCCGTGAGCGTGCCGACTCGGTGCTGGGCGGTCTGCAGCGCCTGACCGAGCTGGGTGCCGAGGAGCGGGACTGGGTATTGGTGCACGATGCGGCGCGACCCAATCTGGCGCGGGACGACCTGGACAGGTTGCTCGCCGAGTTGGCCGGCGATCCGGTCGGCGGGCTGCTCGCCGTGCCGGCACGCGATACCCTCAAGCGCGCCGGAGCCGATGGCCGGGTGCGGGAGACCGTCGACCGGGCGCCGATCTGGCAGGCCTACACGCCGCAAATGTTCCGCCTCGGCCAACTCTATCGCGCCCTGTCCGATGCCCTGGTGGCTGGCGTGGCGGTCACCGACGAGGCCTCGGCCATCGAGTGGGCGGGCCTGGCGCCGCGCCTGATCGAGGGGCGTGCCGACAACCTCAAGGTCACCCGTCCGGAAGACCTCGACTGGGTGCGCCGGCATTGGGCACGCAAGGACTGA
- a CDS encoding acetyl-CoA carboxylase carboxyltransferase subunit alpha: MNPNFLDFEQPIADLQAKIEELRLVGNDNALNINEEIARLQDKSSALTESIFGNLTSWQIAQLARHPRRPYTLDYLQHIFTEFDELHGDRHFSDDAAIVGGVARLDGEPVMVIGHQKGRDVREKVRRNFGMPRPEGYRKACRLMEMAERFKMPILTFIDTPGAYPGIDAEERGQSEAIAWNLRVMARLKTPIIATVIGEGGSGGALAIGVCDRLNMLQYSTYSVISPEGCASILWKTAEKAPDAAEAMGITAERLKGLGIVDKVIAEPLGGAHSDPAAAAESIRQELTAQLAILKKLDATELLARRYERLMSYGIA, from the coding sequence ATGAACCCGAACTTTCTCGATTTCGAACAGCCGATCGCCGACCTGCAAGCCAAGATCGAAGAGCTTCGCTTGGTGGGTAACGACAACGCGTTGAACATCAACGAAGAGATCGCCCGCCTGCAGGACAAGAGCAGCGCCCTGACCGAAAGCATTTTCGGCAACCTGACCAGCTGGCAGATCGCCCAGCTGGCCCGTCATCCGCGCCGCCCCTATACCCTCGATTACCTGCAGCACATCTTCACCGAGTTCGACGAGCTGCACGGCGACCGTCACTTCTCCGACGACGCCGCGATCGTCGGCGGCGTGGCGCGCCTGGACGGCGAGCCGGTGATGGTCATCGGCCATCAGAAGGGCCGCGACGTGCGCGAGAAGGTCCGTCGCAACTTCGGCATGCCGCGTCCGGAGGGCTACCGCAAGGCCTGCCGCCTGATGGAAATGGCCGAACGCTTCAAGATGCCGATCCTCACCTTCATCGACACCCCCGGCGCCTATCCGGGCATCGACGCCGAGGAGCGCGGGCAGAGCGAGGCGATCGCCTGGAACCTGCGGGTGATGGCGCGGCTGAAGACCCCGATCATCGCCACCGTGATCGGCGAGGGCGGCTCCGGCGGCGCCCTGGCGATTGGCGTCTGCGATCGTCTGAACATGCTGCAGTATTCGACCTACTCGGTGATCTCGCCGGAAGGTTGCGCCTCGATCCTGTGGAAGACCGCCGAGAAGGCCCCGGATGCGGCCGAGGCCATGGGCATCACCGCCGAGCGTCTGAAGGGCCTGGGCATCGTCGACAAGGTGATCGCCGAGCCCCTGGGGGGCGCCCACAGCGACCCGGCCGCGGCGGCCGAGTCGATCCGTCAGGAGCTGACGGCCCAGCTGGCCATCCTGAAGAAGCTCGATGCCACGGAGCTGCTGGCGCGCCGCTACGAGCGCCTGATGAGCTACGGCATCGCCTAA
- a CDS encoding CTP synthase gives MTRYIFVTGGVVSSLGKGIASASLAAILEARGLKVTMLKLDPYINVDPGTMSPFQHGEVFVTHDGAETDLDLGHYERFIRTTMTQNNNFTTGRVYEDVLRKERRGDYLGATIQVIPHITDEIKRRIIKGAGDADVAMVEIGGTVGDIESQPFLEAIRQLRVEVGAKRAMLMHLTLVPYIATAGETKTKPTQHSVKELRSIGLQPDVLICRSDHPVDVSSRRKIALFTNVEERAVISLQDVDTIYKIPSVLHAQGLDDFVVERFGLDCGGADLSEWDRVVDAKLNPEHEVNIAMVGKYMELLDAYKSLIEAMSHAGIQNRTKVNLRYIDSEDIENQGTGLLEGVDAILVPGGFGLRGVEGKIKTVQYARENKIPYLGICLGMQVAVIEFARNVLGWSDANSTEFDSSGSHPVVGLITEWQDATGEVEQRSESSDLGGTMRLGAQDCQLESGSQVRECYGQDVIVERHRHRYEVNNNLLPQLIEAGLKVTGRSGDGALVEVVEAPDHPWFVACQFHPEFTSTPRDGHPLFSGFVNAALAQRAKKA, from the coding sequence ATGACGCGCTACATCTTCGTCACGGGTGGTGTTGTTTCTTCTTTGGGGAAAGGCATCGCCTCGGCTTCATTGGCGGCCATCCTGGAGGCGCGGGGCCTGAAGGTCACGATGCTCAAGCTGGACCCCTATATCAACGTCGATCCGGGCACTATGAGCCCGTTCCAGCACGGCGAGGTGTTCGTCACCCACGACGGCGCCGAGACCGACCTGGATCTGGGTCATTACGAGCGGTTCATCCGTACGACCATGACCCAGAACAACAACTTCACCACCGGCCGCGTCTACGAAGACGTGCTGCGCAAGGAGCGCCGTGGCGATTACCTGGGCGCCACCATCCAGGTCATTCCGCATATCACCGACGAGATCAAGCGCCGCATCATCAAGGGCGCCGGCGATGCCGACGTGGCCATGGTCGAGATCGGCGGCACGGTGGGCGACATCGAGTCGCAGCCGTTCCTCGAGGCGATCCGCCAGCTGCGCGTGGAAGTGGGCGCCAAGCGCGCCATGCTCATGCACCTGACCCTGGTGCCGTACATCGCCACCGCCGGCGAGACCAAGACCAAGCCGACCCAGCATTCGGTGAAGGAACTGCGTTCCATCGGCCTGCAGCCGGACGTGCTGATCTGCCGCTCCGACCACCCGGTGGATGTCTCCTCGCGGCGCAAGATCGCCCTGTTCACCAACGTCGAAGAGCGTGCGGTGATCAGCCTGCAGGACGTCGACACCATCTACAAGATCCCCTCGGTGCTGCATGCCCAGGGCCTGGATGACTTCGTCGTCGAGCGTTTCGGCCTGGACTGCGGCGGCGCCGACCTGTCCGAGTGGGACCGCGTGGTCGACGCCAAGCTGAACCCCGAGCACGAAGTCAACATCGCCATGGTCGGCAAGTACATGGAGCTGCTGGATGCCTACAAGTCGCTGATCGAGGCGATGAGCCACGCCGGTATCCAGAACCGCACCAAGGTCAACCTGCGCTACATCGATTCCGAAGACATCGAGAACCAGGGCACCGGCCTGCTCGAAGGCGTCGATGCCATCCTGGTGCCGGGCGGCTTCGGCCTGCGCGGCGTGGAAGGCAAGATCAAGACCGTGCAGTACGCCCGCGAGAACAAGATCCCCTACCTGGGCATCTGCCTCGGCATGCAGGTCGCGGTGATCGAGTTCGCCCGCAACGTGCTGGGCTGGTCGGATGCCAACTCCACCGAATTCGACAGCAGCGGCAGCCACCCGGTGGTCGGCCTGATCACCGAGTGGCAGGACGCCACTGGCGAAGTCGAGCAGCGCAGCGAAAGCTCCGACCTCGGCGGCACCATGCGTCTGGGCGCCCAGGACTGCCAGCTGGAAAGCGGCTCCCAGGTGCGTGAGTGCTACGGCCAGGACGTCATAGTCGAGCGCCATCGCCATCGTTACGAGGTCAACAACAACCTGCTGCCGCAGCTGATCGAGGCCGGCCTCAAGGTCACCGGACGCTCCGGCGACGGCGCCCTGGTGGAAGTGGTGGAGGCGCCGGATCATCCCTGGTTCGTCGCCTGCCAGTTCCACCCCGAGTTCACCTCGACGCCGCGCGACGGCCATCCGCTGTTCAGCGGCTTCGTCAACGCCGCGCTGGCGCAGCGCGCGAAGAAGGCCTGA